One Pseudomonas sp. MH9.2 DNA segment encodes these proteins:
- the ilvA gene encoding threonine ammonia-lyase, biosynthetic: MLEQYVKKILTSRVYDVAVETPLQQARQLSERLCNQILLKREDLQPVFSFKIRGAYNKLTQLSEAERAKGVVTASAGNHAQGLALAAKVLGVKATIVMPKTTPEIKVEGVRSRGGKVVLHGDSFPEALAFSLKLVEEKGYVYVHPYDDPDTIAGQGTVAMEILRQHPGRLDAIFVPVGGGGLIAGIAAYVKYLRPEIKVIGVEPDDSNCLQAAMAAGERVVLSQVGLFADGVAVAQIGKHTFDVCKDYVDDVITVSTDEICAAIKDIYDDTRSITEPAGALGVAGIKKYVERYGVSGQTLVAIDSGANVNFDRLRHVAERAELGEGREAIIAVTIPEKPGSFKAFCKAIGKRQITEFNYRYHTDREAHIFVGVQTHPENDPRAALLSSLTEQGFPVLDLTHNELAKLHIRHMVGGHAPRVSDEVVFRFEFPERPGALFNFLNKLGGQWNISMFHYRNHGAADGRVMAGLVVPEEERHLIPAALAEIGYPYWDETDNPAYKLFLG; the protein is encoded by the coding sequence ATGCTTGAACAGTACGTCAAGAAAATCCTCACCTCGCGCGTCTATGACGTGGCCGTTGAAACCCCCTTGCAGCAGGCTCGCCAGCTGTCCGAGCGCCTCTGCAATCAGATATTGCTCAAGCGCGAAGACTTGCAGCCGGTGTTCTCGTTCAAGATTCGCGGCGCGTACAACAAGCTGACGCAACTGAGCGAAGCCGAACGGGCCAAGGGCGTGGTCACCGCGTCGGCCGGCAATCACGCGCAGGGGTTGGCGTTGGCGGCCAAGGTATTGGGGGTCAAAGCCACGATCGTCATGCCAAAAACCACCCCCGAGATCAAGGTCGAAGGCGTGCGTTCGCGCGGCGGCAAGGTGGTATTGCACGGCGACTCGTTCCCCGAGGCGCTGGCGTTCTCCCTGAAACTGGTCGAAGAAAAAGGCTACGTCTACGTCCACCCGTATGACGACCCGGACACCATTGCCGGGCAAGGCACCGTGGCGATGGAGATCCTGCGTCAGCATCCGGGTCGTCTGGACGCGATTTTTGTCCCGGTGGGCGGTGGCGGTTTGATCGCGGGCATCGCAGCGTACGTGAAATACCTGCGCCCGGAGATCAAGGTGATCGGCGTCGAGCCGGACGACTCCAACTGCCTGCAAGCGGCCATGGCCGCAGGCGAGCGCGTGGTGCTGAGTCAGGTCGGTCTGTTTGCCGATGGCGTGGCGGTGGCGCAGATCGGCAAGCACACCTTCGATGTCTGCAAGGATTACGTCGACGACGTGATCACCGTCAGCACTGATGAAATCTGTGCGGCGATCAAGGACATCTACGACGACACCCGCTCGATCACTGAGCCTGCCGGCGCATTGGGCGTGGCCGGGATCAAGAAGTACGTCGAGCGGTACGGCGTCAGTGGTCAGACCCTGGTGGCCATCGACTCCGGGGCCAACGTCAACTTCGACCGTCTGCGCCACGTTGCCGAACGCGCCGAGCTGGGCGAAGGCCGCGAAGCGATCATCGCGGTGACCATTCCCGAGAAGCCGGGCAGCTTCAAAGCCTTCTGCAAAGCCATCGGCAAGCGCCAGATCACCGAATTCAACTACCGCTATCACACCGATCGCGAAGCGCACATCTTCGTCGGCGTGCAGACCCACCCGGAAAACGACCCGCGCGCCGCGCTGCTCAGCAGCCTGACCGAACAGGGCTTCCCGGTGCTGGACCTGACCCATAACGAACTGGCGAAGCTGCATATTCGGCACATGGTCGGTGGCCATGCGCCACGGGTCAGCGATGAAGTGGTGTTCCGCTTCGAATTCCCCGAGCGTCCCGGCGCGCTGTTCAACTTCCTGAACAAGCTCGGCGGCCAGTGGAATATCTCGATGTTTCACTACCGCAACCACGGCGCGGCAGATGGCCGGGTCATGGCGGGGCTGGTGGTGCCGGAAGAGGAGCGTCACCTGATCCCTGCGGCACTGGCCGAGATCGGTTATCCATACTGGGATGAAACGGATAACCCGGCGTACAAGCTCTTCCTGGGATAA